A stretch of DNA from Glycine max cultivar Williams 82 chromosome 18, Glycine_max_v4.0, whole genome shotgun sequence:
AACATCACTAGTCACAAACAAGAAGCATGGTAATATTTGCCTTATTTCAAGTATAGAGAAATATAATGATTCTGGACTTATTTGTGTTTTGGGAGCATATTCCATTATTCCAACTTCTATGCCATAGAACAAGGAATGAAACAGAAATACTAGAAGTACCCAAATAAATGCAAAAATCATAGGTAGTGTTAAGTAACCATAGCAAAGTTTTCAAGACTTAAAATTGATATGTAGTTTGAGAGGAAAGAAGAGAGGCAGTAGATGATATTCTGCATTCAGGAGCGCAACATATAAGATTAAAGTATCATAGAGTTGTAAGGACCATATTCCCTTTCAATCCAATGACTACATTACTTCATAAGATCTTGTTGCACATATTATAAATAGGAGATACCAAAATCAGGTCATGCCAAATAACTTACCGTTCATCCCCCCAAAATATCACATCatgtagaaaatgaaaaacctaaattaatactataatatatatatatatatatatatatatatatatatatatatatatatatatatatatatatatatatataaccttgtaaatttgatattatgaatctaatctaattataaaaacaGTAAGGTTTGTTTCTGAGCATATTGTGCCTGTAATTTACCTGTGGTACAGGAGGACGAGCAGCATGCTCAAGATTGGCTTTCCTGAGATTTTCGAAAGAACTAAAATTGTCTTCTAAGAATTCTTCGTGCATAACCATTAGTTTTTCAGCTACCTACATAATCATGAACATGGATATGAAGAATAAGAACAAGTGGACATagcaaaacacacacacacacacatataaaacAAGTGACTAGCAAAGGAATATACAAAGctcaaaatattttacttgagtcccaagaaaattaatttgattcatcACTTGGGACATAATTTTAGTCTATGTAGCATCATATGGATACCATGAAAAAGTATTTAAAGCTGCTTCTTTTTCAATAAATGCATCCAAAGCAGTAGTAGAGTTTAGGGATACAAAAAtccttcaaaagaaaaatatagaataataGAATACAGGTATGGAGGGCAGacttttaacaataaaatagtaataaatgataatgataTGCATACAAAAATTAGCATACAATGGTATCTTCTTTTCCAAGGCAGAAAAAAAATAGCGCCATGAATTATGCTTAAGATGGGGAGGGGTGAGTGTAATGTCAACATAAACAATATTATCTCCTTCAGCCTGATCGGAATATAGTAAAGAATGATTTCTCAAACCTTTTACCCATATActtattagaaaaattattagCATAGTTTAACAACAAATAATCACTAATGCAACAATTTGAGGCcaacaaatacaaaaagaaaattcatacCTCTTCAATGCTGCCATCCTCCACCTCTACATTGAGAGAAAGCATACCTTGATCCAGTATGTCTTCTAAGTCATCAATATAAAGTGGCTCTGGGTAGCAACaatcaaaagaataaattaaataaataaatcaaaaaagagTTTCCAATCCACACAATTACCTTTTGTATCACATGGTGTTCTAAGCAAGAGTGGAGAAGATTAACCGAAAGTGACTTGTGTTAATTTAAATACCTTTGGATTGAGTGAACCAGGAAAGAATGTCACTGGCAAGTTGATCGGCTTTGACACGGGACTCGTGGCCACCCCATTCATTCTCAACAGCCGTTAGAAGAGTCGACCAGCGAAATAAAACTAAACCAATCCCTTCACTGAAAACTCCTATAGAATGTCCCCGTAGCCGTCGCGAACCCTCCATCCCTCTTTCTATCTCAGCTTCAATGTGTCACCAAAACACAATAAACCCTTTTTACAGAGGGACCTGCATCAAGCATGCCCTATTGATGAAGTCATGTACTTATATAGTGAATATGAAAACCCACATATATGTGAAACTATTGTGTATATCAGCACACTGCCTGGTACTGTTTTTCTACAGATAAGATTAAAGTTTACAATACAAAACTATTGTATCACCAAAACACAATAAACCCTTTTTACAGAGGGACCTGCATCAAGCATGCCCTATAGATAAAGTCATGTACTTATATAGTGAATATGAAAACCCACGTATATGTGAAACTATTGTGTGTATCAGCACACTGCCTGGTACTGTTTTTCTACAGATAAGATTAAAGTATAcagtacaaaattatttaaagagaaaatagaatatatatctTCTTCCACAAGTTgttcaatataaaaattaaaagcaaattaGAGTATCACTGTAACTGCAGATGTGAGCAGACAGTCATCTACTCCAGCAGAGAGCAACATAAATGAGTGGTAGGTTAATCAAACACTCTTGGCTTTGTTTTGTGATAACAACAATTTGATCCATGATTAAAAGGTAGCATCTTTTATACCAATACATTATTTATTGCATAATTGATCAAATCCAAAACAAGAGGTATTGAGTTTCACATCAGGTGACAGTATTGCCTTCAGAACAGAGAAAGTCCTTGAATTGGGAAGGTATAGAAAGTGGCAATTAACATTATTGAGGAATAATGAATGAACCAAGTTGAAGATTTCTGATAACAAAATCATATCAAAtatgaaataagagaaaaaaagaaaagttgaaaaaGGAAGCCAAGAAACAAACTACATGCAGTGTACCCAAAATGGCTGCGCAAACTTAAGGAAAATAACATTTGAAAACTCCATATGTTAAGCGACATGACagttagtttctttttttttttttccagacgAACTAAGTTTTTTGCCCTTTGAATTATCAAGTGGTGGTAAAAAAGTAAGGTACACATTTTGATGATAGTAAGTCTATATAACAAAATTGTTGTATAAATTAGGGGCAAATCTTGAGGTAGATATACCAATCAAATACCTTACCATGTTAATTTcctagaagatgatgatgaacttGAACACATAAAAGAAGGAATGTGGAGAAGAGGGAATGCTAACTGGTGAGGTAAAGCAGTGCCTAATAAAATGCATCCACCAATCCATCTCTTCAGTCACAGAAGCCCGACTGACCGAGCCCTACGATGCCTCTCCACTAGTTCAGTCAAAACTTCAATTAGGCGCTGCTTTACCTCACCAGTTAGCATTCCCCCTTCTCCATATTCCTTCTTTTATGTGTTCaagttcatcatcatcttctaggAAATCAACAAAGTAAGGTATTTGATTGGTATATCTACCTCAAGATTTGCCCCTAATTGCCTATATTTCTATATAGAATAAGTCACATATATTGCAGAATTGGGATCACTGGCAGACATGAtatgataaaagaaatgaaaggaaTACGTGCTATGTGACACTTGGTTTTGAATCAAACAAGTGAATTGAATCAAAAAAGTGAATTGAACTCAAACGCACCAAACAGCCACTTATTGTTTCCaatcgttttttttttggaaggccgTTGATTCCAAAATTGCACCTACATACAGACAGAAAGCGGgagggagaagaagatgaggaacGTACCTCTGGTTCACTGACTACAGCGAAGCCGCAGAGGTGGCGGCGTGCAATGCAAGTGAATGACGAACCTAGCGGAGAACAAAGGGTGTAAGCGAGTGTGTAAttgagggttttttttttttatctttattgggGGTGTAAACTAGgaatttttatcatttgatcattaaaatttaaaataccaaaaaagCAATAAATGGACGAAAGATAAACATAATATAGAGTTGCTCCTTCTATTCCTaatcataaaactttttttaaaaaaattgtttcaactAGAAGATTTTATTTTGAGATCTTTAGACTATCTTCAATAGAAGATCTCGTTatgcaaattaattttatggagAGAAAGtaagaaatcaatttttttttaaatggatgCAGCATTAGGGAGACTTCTTATACAAGAACTAGATCTTCATATAGGAAGAGATTTAACATCCTATTCCAATAATGGATCTTAGCAAGATGAGATCTTGAGACTAAAATCTCTTTGCAATGGTTaaaatctttttcattctttactTCAATAATAAATCTCGTTTTGAGATCTTAAACCATTTTAGTGTAGGTCTTATCTAATTTctaaatgtattaattatttttttctatatatctttacttaattattctctctccaaaaattgATGAGAAACAAATAAGTGAATAAACAGATAAGAAAATGGTAATTTTGGAATGATAGTATAATTAATTGACAGAGCTAAtgtgattaactaaattaatgatttttttaagggaCATAAATTAGTTGAAAGATTCTTATTAGTGACAAAGCCAATattaatctataactattaataaggAGAATTATCTCATTTAGTGCACACAATTCAAATTCCTTATTTATCCTTCATTTATACCATTATATAAATGGAATATGTTCAGGTAACTATTTGTTTGTGTACACATTTTTTAATACCATTTTATCCTTGAGTAACAACATAATTTTTCACTTGATTTGTAAAATTATTCCTTATATAACACAAGTAAAATTGTAACACATCCTTATAACCTCCACATTCATCTATTGCCCTCAAATCTTTATGGATAGGGAAAGTAAAAGTATACAATGACCcccttttctctccctcttcgTTTCAAATACAAATTCATCAAATCAAATCACATTTACGATGTGGACGCAACCAAGCTCAAAGCCTTGCTCCTCTTCTTCTGCCATAGAACAAACTTTTCTCTCATTCAATTAGTTGTAGTCGTTGAGGAGAAAGTTATgtatttaaaaagtaatatcTAAAGTTTATAATTGTATGATTTGGGTGAGGTGGAATCACCGTCAAAAGTGCTCTGAAAATCAATGAAGAAATAATATGAACCTCTTCAACATGGTAAGTCTAGGGAATCCTTTATTCATTCTATCACATTCAAGTGAattctctccttttcttttttttttttcttttgtgtttcaTGTCATGTGTATGTTTTATGTAATATCATTTAAcattaagattaatttaatctcataaaatattctataatatataacaatatacaAACATCACTATCCTTTATGGCTTTAACTTTGGCTCTCAGTTCACGATCattgctttctttctttctcacgCTATCAAAGGTTATGATTATCTGATTCCATCTAATTTGTGTTTCTGAAGTTTCTATAATCTCttcctttttccttcttctccttcaatttatctttctttatttttcagtttcatTGTCTCTAAATCCATTTTGGTTTCCTTCCTTGGTTCTAAGTTCTAACCCAGGcaagtttttgttttctctccgACGGTAGCCATAAGTTTTATTACGTATtgtttatttatcaaattttatatttttgcattttatttctcaattttttttctttctacaaaAGTTGCAGGGTGGAGATTGATCCATTCTACACGGTTACACCGAATGTTGTCTGCATTAAAGTTTTAAGGGCTCTAGGTCCAATTGAGGTTTGATTCTTCATGAAACATAATTGtgtgttgtttttgttgaaagATCTCACAAGTGTCTATGTTTGtgtgcttgtttttttttagagataCGTGTGTGTTCTTTAAccatttatgtttgttttgtgtatATAATATGTTTAAGGGGGTtactttactttttaaatagaATGAATTTGttccaaaaacaaataatatcatgTGAGTggtaaatac
This window harbors:
- the LOC100817824 gene encoding pre-rRNA-processing protein TSR2 — encoded protein: MEGSRRLRGHSIGVFSEGIGLVLFRWSTLLTAVENEWGGHESRVKADQLASDILSWFTQSKEPLYIDDLEDILDQGMLSLNVEVEDGSIEEVAEKLMVMHEEFLEDNFSSFENLRKANLEHAARPPVPQIVNDDEDDTDEDVGNDENMIVDDNSSNMNPETSTSVANTNSVNRSVNGPLPKVSGEADDGWVVVSNRRNKGRKN